A genomic window from Punica granatum isolate Tunisia-2019 chromosome 2, ASM765513v2, whole genome shotgun sequence includes:
- the LOC116197438 gene encoding protein ALTERED XYLOGLUCAN 4-like — translation MKSSVLPDKLISTRKDRHRFFNFGVLPPFLFFLSLFILYYGYEPLRLTRNAYVHDHSKYEGEDCDLYMGRWVPELRGSSYTNSSCRTIPDWKNCFLQGRKDRDFLNWRWKPVKCELPRFDPEMFLEIVRGKTMAFIGDSLARNQMESLLCLLSQVDTPVDIYKDSENRFHTWRFADHDFTLKVFWSRFLVNGEEIVINGTLSSSFELHVDRVDEKWTSELPGVDYAIISSGHWFFRKIYVYDGSNLTGCVYCNEPNVNSFGPERALGLALRSSMNHIKNCKNCKSGLVTVLRMFSPAHFENGTWNTGGMCRRTSPYTEREVTLDGTYLQFWKVQLEEFERVRLASHGGDWRRFGVLDITRAMLMRPDGHVGEFSGNKWARAYSDCLHWCLPGPIDVWNEFLMSYLRKLAR, via the exons ATGAAGTCCTCGGTTTTACCAGACAAACTTATCAGCACCAGAAAGGACAGGCATCGCTTCTTCAACTTTGGTGTTCTGCctcctttcctcttcttcctcagcCTCTTCATCCTTTACTATGGCTATGAACCTCTAAGGCTCACTCGCAATGCCTATGTCCATGACCATTCGAAGT ATGAAGGAGAGGACTGTGATCTGTACATGGGCCGGTGGGTCCCGGAACTTCGAGGGTCCTCCTACACAAACTCGAGCTGCAGGACGATCCCGGactggaagaactgcttcctgCAGGGAAGGAAGGACAGGGATTTCCTGAATTGGAGGTggaaacctgtgaaatgcgaGCTCCCGAGGTTTGATCCTGAGATGTTCTTGGAAATCGTGAGAGGGAAGACAATGGCTTTCATCGGCGACTCTCTTGCTAGGAACCAAATGGAGTCCCTGCTCTGCCTCTTGTCCCAG GTAGATACTCCAGTCGACATTTACAAGGACTCAGAAAATCGATTCCATACGTGGCGATTCGCCGATCATGATTTCACCCTCAAGGTTTTCTGGTCCAGGTTCCTAGTCAACGGAGAGGAAATAGTAATCAATGGAACTCTGTCTAGCAGCTTCGAGCTTCATGTAGACAGGGTCGACGAGAAGTGGACCTCCGAACTCCCAGGAGTCGACTATGCCATCATCTCTAGTGGCCACTGGTTCTTCCGGAAAATATACGTGTATGATGGTTCCAACCTAACAGGTTGTGTCTACTGCAATGAACCTAATGTAAACTCCTTCGGCCCAGAGCGTGCTCTTGGTTTGGCCCTGAGATCTTCAATGAATCACATTAAGAATTGTAAGAATTGCAAGTCGGGGTTAGTGACTGTGCTAAGGATGTTCTCGCCTGCCCATTTCGAAAACGGGACGTGGAATACTGGTGGAATGTGCAGGAGGACAAGTCCGTACACTGAGAGAGAGGTCACCCTCGACGGCACTTACCTGCAATTTTGGAAGGTACAACTTGAAGAATTTGAACGGGTCAGGTTGGCCAGCCATGGCGGGGACTGGCGGAGGTTCGGGGTCTTGGATATCACAAGAGCAATGTTGATGAGACCAGACGGGCATGTTGGGGAGTTCTCGGGTAACAAGTGGGCGAGGGCCTACAGCGACTGCCTCCATTGGTGCCTGCCTGGTCCCATCGACGTGTGGAACGAATTTTTAATGTCATACTTGAGAAAATTAGCGAGATAA
- the LOC116197662 gene encoding protein ALTERED XYLOGLUCAN 4-like, with translation MMASSVFQDKYQGSKKDRLCSFNLAALPPFLFFSLLLATILTLFILYSPSIPPLGLTPNPHPHRLHKDEADDCDLFVGRWVPDLRGPSYTNSSCRTIPESKNCFLQGRPDRDFLSWRWKPERCELPRFDPKVFLETVRGKTMAFIGDSVARNQMESLLCLLSQEETPVDVYKDSEDRFRTWRFADHDFTLKILWSKFLVMGWETAINGTFSGSFELHIDRVDETWASELPGIDYAIISTAHWFFRKIYVYDGSNLTGCVYCSEPNVTSFGPEHALRLALRSSLNHIACCESCKVGLVTLLRTFSPAHFENGTWNTGGMCSRTGPYAEGEIGLQESNEWHFRNIQVEELVRVALAGDRRRQRFGVLDVTRAMLMRPDGHPGKFWGNKWMRGYNDCVHWCLPGPIDVWNEFLMSYLRKLRRSSR, from the exons ATGATGGCGTCCTCTGTTTTCCAAGATAAATATCAGGGCAGCAAGAAGGACAGACTCTGCTCCTTCAACTTAGCTGCCCTGCCtcccttcctcttcttctcccttcTCCTCGCCACCATCCTCACCCTCTTCATCCTCTACTCCCCCTCCATCCCTCCTCTCGGCCTCACTCCGAATCCTCACCCCCATCGTCTTCATAAGG ATGAAGCAGACGACTGTGACCTGTTCGTCGGCCGGTGGGTCCCGGACCTCCGGGGCCCATCCTACACGAACTCGAGCTGCCGGACGATCCCGGAGTCGAAGAACTGCTTCCTGCAGGGGAGGCCGGACAGGGATTTCCTCAGCTGGAGGTGGAAGCCCGAGAGATGCGAGCTCCCTAGGTTCGATCCTAAGGTTTTCCTGGAAACCGTGAGGGGGAAGACAATGGCGTTCATCGGTGACTCCGTCGCCAGGAACCAGATGGAGTCCCTCCTCTGCCTCTTGTCTCAG GAAGAGACTCCAGTTGACGTTTACAAGGACTCGGAAGATCGGTTCCGGACATGGCGGTTTGCCGATCATGATTTCACCCTCAAGATTCTGTGGTCGAAGTTCCTGGTGATGGGATGGGAAACAGCAATCAATGGCACTTTTTCGGGCAGTTTCGAGCTTCACATAGACAGGGTCGACGAGACGTGGGCCTCCGAACTGCCGGGAATCGACTATGCCATCATCTCAACTGCCCATTGGTTCTTCCGGAAGATATATGTCTATGATGGATCCAACCTAACAGGCTGTGTATACTGCAGTGAACCGAACGTGACCTCATTTGGCCCGGAGCATGCTCTTCGTTTGGCCCTGAGATCTTCATTGAATCACATCGCCTGTTGCGAGAGTTGCAAGGTAGGTTTAGTGACCCTGCTCAGGACATTCTCGCCCGCACATTTCGAGAATGGGACGTGGAACACGGGGGGTATGTGCAGTAGGACGGGGCCGTACGCTGAGGGTGAGATAGGTCTGCAGGAAAGCAACGAGTGGCACTTTAGGAACATACAGGTTGAAGAGCTTGTGCGGGTGGCATTGGCTGGGGACCGGCGCCGGCAGAGGTTCGGGGTCTTGGACGTTACGAGGGCAATGCTGATGAGACCGGACGGGCACCCCGGCAAGTTCTGGGGTAACAAGTGGATGAGGGGCTACAATGACTGCGTCCACTGGTGCCTGCCCGGTCCCATAGACGTGTGGAATGAATTTTTGATGTCATACTTGAGAAAATTAAGGCGATCATCGCGGTAG
- the LOC116197659 gene encoding protease Do-like 9: protein MTTAFPQANTLFIRIWNFLSFRFRTQNPSKNPPFPSLSTVRSAAGEKMVDKKRKRGRKNSISATDETLEILDHQHPATSPSSASNPGISVPAAAAEPPVNSRASASRNRGRKKPRGSSPERRSSRLAELNGDCSAPVTADDDERVEPPPPPMPNWETVARVVPAMDAVVKVFCVHTEPNFSLPWQRKRQYSSSSSGFIIGGRRVLTNAHSVEHHTQVKVKKRGSDTKYLATVLAIGTECDIAMLTVSSDEFWEGLTPVEFGELPALQDAVTVVGYPIGGDTISVTSGVVSRMEILSYAHGSTELLGVQIDAAINSGNSGGPAFNDKGKSVGIAFQSLKHEDVENIGYIIPTPVIMHFIHDYEKNGEYTGFPILGVEWQKMENPDLRNSVGMGPDQKGVRIRRIEPTAPESNVLKPSDVILSFDGVNIANDGTVPFRHGERIGFSYLVSQKYTGDKALVKVLRNSEILEYNIKLATHKRLIPAHIKGKPPSYYIIAGFVFSAVSVPYLRSEYGKDYEFDAPVKLLDKLLHAMAESVDEQLVVVSQVLVADVNIGYEDIVNTQVLAFNGKPVKNLKRLADMVESCEDEYLQFDLDYQQIVVLKTKTAKVATPEILTTHCIPSAMSDDLRT, encoded by the exons ATGACGACCGCCTTTCCGCAAGCGAACACTTTATTCATCAGAATCTGGAATTTTCTGAGCTTCCGTTTCCGAACCCAAAACCCTTCAAAAAACCCTCCATTCCCATCCCTTTCTACTGTTCGATCAGCTGCCGGAGAGAAAATGGTCGACAAGAAGCGGAAGAGAGGCCGCAAGAACAGCATATCCGCCACAGATGAGACGCTGGAAATCCTAGATCACCAGCACCCCGCCACCTCTCCCTCCAGCGCCAGTAACCCTGGCATTTCTGTGCCAGCTGCCGCGGCGGAGCCCCCTGTGAATTCCCGCGCCTCTGCCTCCCGAAACCGCGGCCGGAAGAAGCCAAGGGGCAGCTCCCCGGAGAGGCGGAGCTCCCGCCTCGCCGAGCTGAACGGGGACTGCTCCGCGCCCGTGACGGCCGACGATGATGAGCGGGTGGAGCCGCCGCCTCCGCCAATGCCGAACTGGGAGACCGTGGCGAGGGTGGTTCCCGCCATGGACGCTGTGGTGAAGGTGTTCTGCGTCCACACGGAGCCCAACTTCTCTCTCCCGTGGCAGCGGAAGAGGCAGtatagcagcagcagcagcgggTTTATAATAGGCGGGAGGAGAGTGCTTACTAATGCTCATTCGGTTGAGCACCATACTCAGGTGAAGGTCAAGAAGCGCGGCTCCGATACGAAGTACTTGGCCACCGTGCTTGCCATTGGGACCGAGTGCGACATCG CAATGCTAACAGTCAGCAGTGATGAGTTCTGGGAAGGTTTGACTCCTGTGGAATTTGGAGAGCTTCCTGCTCTCCAAGACGCTGTGACCGTCGTAGGCTACCCAATTGGCGGCGACACGATCTCTGTCACGAGTGGTGTTGTCTCGCGTATGGAGATACTATCCTACGCTCATGGGTCGACTGAACTGTTGGGAGTGCAG ATAGATGCCGCTATTAATTCAGGAAATTCAGGTGGTCCTGCATTTAATGATAAGGGAAAGTCTGTGGGGATCGCATTTCAGTCTCTTAAACACGAAGATGTTGAGAATATTGGTTATATCATACCAACTCCAGTCATTATGCATTTCATTCATGACTATGAAAAGAACGGAGAATACACAG GGTTTCCCATTCTTGGAGTTGAGTGGCAGAAGATGGAAAATCCTGACTTGCGGAATTCAGTAGGGATGGGCCCTGACCAGAAAGGTGTGCGTATAAGGAGAATTGAACCAACGGCTCCGGAATCTAATGTTCTAAAGCCATCAGATGTAATTCTTAGTTTTGATGGTGTCAATATAGCCAATGATGGAACAG TCCCTTTTAGACACGGAGAGCGTATAGGATTCAGCTATCTGGTATCCCAAAAGTATACAGGGGACAAAGCTCTAGTTAAAGTTCTCCGAAATTCGGAAATTCTTGAGTACAACATCAAGCTTGCGACTCACAAGCGGCTTATCCCTGCACATATCAAAGGAAAACCCCCTTCGTATTATATAATTGCTGGTTTTGTTTTTAGTGCTGTGTCAGTGCCATACTTGCGATCAGAG TACGGAAAGGATTACGAATTTGATGCTCCTGTCAAGCTATTGGACAAACTTCTCCATGCAATGGCAGAATCTGTGGACGAGCAGCTTGTTGTTGTGTCTCAG GTGCTTGTGGCAGATGTGAATATCGGATATGAGGACATTGTTAACACACAG GTCCTTGCATTCAACGGCAAGCCTGTGAAGAACTTGAAGAGGTTAGCAGATATGGTGGAGAGCTGTGAAGATGAGTATCTGCAGTTTGACCTTGATTACCAACAGATAGTCGTTCTAAAGACCAAAACTGCCAAAGTAGCGACTCCAGAAATTCTCACCACCCATTGTATACCGTCTGCGATGTCTGATGATCTTAGAACttag